One Synechocystis sp. LKSZ1 genomic window, AACTGTGGCCATTGGCAGAGGTGATGGCAGAGCCGTTGACTGTTTGCCTGCCAGAGGGATTTTGCCAAGGTGCGTCGAGCCTGGCTGAATTGTTGACGCAAGCGTTGTTTTTCTTTCAATGTTTAACCCACTCCCATCAGGGCCAATATTTTCAGCTTATGCCACCGCCAGAGTTGTGCCAATTTTATAAGTGTCACAACTTGGGGTGTCTGGGCTCAAAACTTTATCTATCATCTACTTGTGTGTGAGGAGTAAGAGTAATAAAGGAAGCGCATAGAGGGTCGAAACACGGCAAGACTCCTTTGATGCCTTCCTTTTTTATTGTCTGAGCTTACCAGCCCCAGGTGCCAAGGCCACCCTTGAAGGGACCAAAGATATTTGACGTAATCCAACCACCATAGAAGTCTCCCGGTTGGGCCTGTACCAGCTCTCCATCCACGTAGCAGGCTTCCATACGGCTAGGATAGAAGGCTACATGGTTTTGTAACCCTTGGAAGGCAGGGGTTGGCTCGGAATAGCCCCAAGCACTATTTTCGGCTTGCTGGGAACCCACCTGAATGGTGTAGTAATGGGCCTGGCCCTTCCATTCACAGTAGGTACGCCGTTGCGTTCGGCTCAAGTACTGAGTCTGGATATCCTCTAGAGGAATATAGTAAACCGGCGGATGACTAGTTTCTAGAACCCGTTGACTACGATAGCTATCGGCAATCAGCACCTGATTAAACATCACTTGAATGTGTTTGGTATAGGCCTCTAGACGGGGCGGGCGAGGATAATCCCAGACGGATTCTTGGCCGGGTTGGGGGGGAATGGGTTGGGGAAAAGCCATGGTGAATTCGTTCAAGGTCTAGGGTTATTGTAGCCTCCTCCTCTGAGCAGTAATCTTCCCTCGGCGATCACGGTCAGGGCCAGACAATGCCGTAGAATAGGAGCTACTTTGGGTTAATTCCCCGCGCAGTCAGCGGTCAAGGGCTACCATGCAACGATTTTTACAACGAATTTGGCAAACCGTTCAAAGATTTTGGCAACAATTACTGGGCGGCGGCCTTCGGACGAGTTATTCTGGCCGACGAGGCCAGTCAGCAGGTGCGGTAGCCGTACTTTCGGATACGGACTACGAATTTCTCTTCAGTCAATTGCTGGAAGGCATTGCCCATGGTTGGCATGAGGGCCGGATTCTCAAGTTTTTTGAACAATTGGGAGAGCGGGGACGCACCAAAGCCTGGGTGAGTTGGCTAGACCGCTTTTCTGAGAAAGTTTTGGCCTCGCCTTCACCGAACTTAGTCCTAGCCGCCCGGCTGATGCGCCTGGGGGAATTGGCCCAATCCTTTCCCCGTATTGAACCCATTGGCCAAGCCGCCTATCAACTGGCCCATCAACTCTATGCTCGTCAGGCCCCAGAAACGACCATCTGGGAATACGAAGGCCCAGAAGCTGGCCCGCCCGAGTTACCCACCACACCGGAGGGCTGGTTAACCTTGGGCCTCCAACAGGCTAATGCAGGCGACTTAGGCTCCGCCATCCATAGCTGGGAGCAAGCCATTTTGCTTGACCCAAACCTGGCAGTGGCCTGGCATAATCGTGGCAGTGCCCTGGGTAATCTGGGCCAATTGGAAGAGGCCCTGGCCAGCTTTGAACAGGCGGTTAAATTAAACCCGGAAGACCCCGGTGCTTGGTTCCATCGGGGGGCCATCCTCGAGGCCCTGGAACAACCGGAAGCGGCCCGGCCTTGTTACGAGCAGGTGCTAGCGTTAGATCCCCAGAGTGAGGCCGCCCAACAACGTCTTCAACATCTCCAGGCCCTTAGCATGACCTCAATAAACTCACCATCAGAGATCAAGGATAATGTCGTCGGAGACTTGGAAGAGAATCCCGATATCCTTCATGAAGGCTAGGGCCTGGCGGGGATTCATGCGGTTGGGTTGGAAAATCGCTGAACCCGAATGACGCAGGGTTAACGTTTTAACCTGTTCCTTGTTCAAATCCGTGAGACGAATGGCCTGCATTGACCAAATTTCAAAGGCCCGGGTTGTAATCGGCTCACAACTAATAAGCATGGGTGTATGATGTCGTGAGTCTTGGACAATCCGATGATAGGTTTGATTGACCTTGTCCTGGTAGCCTTCGAGAACCTGTAAAAACATCCCATCTGCATGGCAAAGGAGGCCGGTAATTCCGTCCGTCTGATTATTTTTAATCGAGCTCTCCATAATATTTTTCAAGTCGGCCAAGCCCAGATCGGGATTTGCATGACTGCTGTAAATTAAGCGGTATAGGTTCATAAAAAGGCTTGTCCTAAATGATTCCGGCAGGTAATTAGAATAAGAATATTGCTTGAGCTTTCCCAAAATGCTTTCATAATCTAGCATTTTGTCTGACTCGAAACCAAGTAATTCCTGAAAACCGGCCGATCTTTCATCCTACCAGATCACCTGGCCGCGCAGGGCGTTAATTTTCTTAGCCTTGAGCCCCGGTACCCGTTCCAAGTCTTCTAGGCCGGTAAAAGGTTGATTTTGGCGAGCGGTAATAATCTTCTTCGCCAGACTCGGGCCAATGCCGGGTAGGCTTTCTAGTTCCGTCTGAGTTGCGGTGTTGAGATTAACCAGGGGCGCTGTCGTTGCAATGGCTAAAGGACTGGGCTGGGGAGTTACATTCTGGCCACAGGCCCTTTCTTGGGCCTTAATTTTTCGTTTTAATCCCTCTGGGAGACCCCACTGGGCATTGGCCTGGAGGCGTTCCAGTTCCCGCTGATAATGGGCCGCAATTTTAGGATTTTGCAAGATTAGGAGGGTCTCGTCGTTTTGCAGATTGGCACTGGGAGACCAGTTGTGGGAGCCAGTAATGACAGTCTGGACATCAATTACTGCCAACTTATGGTGGAGTTTATCTCCCTCTACTAGGGTTGGAATTCCCACAAAGGAAGCGGCCAAGGGCCAGGGCCGGTTGCCAGCTTCGACACGGCATTGTTCCCGCAGGCTTACCCCCAATAGATCCAGTCCCTCACTGTAGGAGCGAAAGGCAAAACCAGGATCAATCAAGGTTTTAATTTCGACTCCCCGTTGAAAGGGCTGTTGCAGAACATCCACTAAGGGCTGTTCACTAAACACAAATAGGGCAAGATCTATCGATTTTTGAGCTGTATTGAGGTAGCGAGCGATTAAGCCATTACTGGTTTCTGACCAGGGCAATTGTCGAGAATCGGGGGAAAATTTGACGGTAACGGTACTCTGACCGACAGTAACAGTTTGGGCCGACCGGTGCGGTTTCTTCAAGCCAAAACGACTGTCTGCCCGGCCACCAGGGCCATCCCCCCACATCAAATTAAATTCCTCTGAGAAAATGTCCGCTAGGGCCGGCGATTGGATCACCAGGAGGTTATTCGCATTGCCGCGAGTAGCTGGGCGGCTGTAATCCCCGTGCTGATCGCTGAGGGTGAAGTTAGCAGAGGTGACGATCACCGTCTGGCCGTCCACGACCAAAAATTTATGGTGCATCAGACCCGTTCCCTTGGAGCCATCTTCCGTATCGTCAATGAGGGGGACTCCTCCCTGGCGTAGGATTTGAATGGCATCGCGCTCTGCACTTTCTGACTCACTAATCTGGCCATCCCTGTTTTGATCCAGAAAGGCCTGGTAATCCTCCAGACGGTCATCCGCTTGGTCACCGTCTTGATCCGAAGTGGCAGAGGTGGCCCCTGAGCCTATTTTTTCCGCCACTACAAAATTGTACTGATTTTCTAAAATTACCCGCACCTGACGGCCTTTTTGTTTCTGGGCCACCAAGGCCTGGGCAATACGGGGCAATCGTAATTCTTGAACCGCCAGGTCTATGCGACTTTGGGCATTGTTAATGGCCTGGAGAATAATCGCTTCAAGATTATCCCCTGGCCGTTGGATTTGGCGGTAGGGGTCTCGATAATCGGCCCCCTGGGCCTGGTTATGGTTGAAATACACTTGGATCTGGGGATCTTGGGGCAGGGGTGGTAAGCGGCCCCCGTCTCGCAGATAGGCCCCGATGATAATAGCGGCCGCTACAACTAGGGCCAGGGCCACCAGTAGCCAGCCGCGATAGGCTTTTAACCATTTTCCTGTTGAATTCACCCTCTTCCCCCCAGTCGCGTCTCCCCTAGAATAGAGCGATAGGATTCCCGCATTTTCCTGTTCCCCATGGCCCTACTTCGTTACTGCTGTCTTATTCTTTGCTGTTGCTGGCTCATGGCCTGTCAATCGGCCCCGGCGACGGTTCCCCTGGAATTTGCCCCTGAGGGGGATATTGTGCAGAGGGCCTTGACCTACCAATTAACCCAGAGCCAGACTCGGCTCAGTGACCAACTCCAGACTAGCCCACCCGCGTTAGCAATTAGTAATATTCAGGTTAAGCAGATCGAACCGATTGTGGTGGCAGATCTACCCGCCTATCATCTTACGGGCCAATATAATGTCACCTTAACGCTGCCCCGCCAGACCGTAACCCAAAAGCAAAATCCCTTCGAGATTTATCTCCAGCGTCAAAGTGAGGGCAAAAGTTGGCGACTACTCCAGCGGGAGGTAAGCAATGATCAGGGCCTGCAGTGGAAAAGTTATCTGATCGAAACAGATTAGGCCAGAACGCCGGGAGGACTGGCCCTCGGCGGGTAAAATAGGGGCAGTTTTTGTGGATTGACGGCGCACCATGGTTTTTTCTCCTCCCCCGATTAAGTTTGGTACCGACGGTTGGCGTGGTGTTTTGGGGGCCGATTTTACCTTTGAGCGGGTGGCCCTGGTGGCGGGAATTGCGGCGCAGGTTTTGCGGGCCACCTTTGCCGGCCCCGGTAGAAAAGACCGGATTATTGTCGGTTATGATCGTCGCTTTATGGCGGAGGACTTTGCCCAGTTGGTAGCAGAAACCGTCGCCGAGCAGGGATTTGAAGTCTGGTTATCCCAAAGCTATGCTCCCACCCCAGCCTTTAGTTGGGCCGCTCACCAGGAACAGGCCCTGGGGGCCTTAGTGCTAACGGCTAGCCATAACCCAGCCCGTTATCTCGGTCTAAAGGTCAAAGGGGCCTTTGGCGGTTCCGTTGGGCCAGAAATTACCAGCCAAATCGAAGCCCAGTTAAGCCAGGGCCTGAAGCCCGCTCCCCAAGCCGGAGAAATTTTGACCTTTGACTCCTGGCCCAGCTATTGCCAGGCCCTGCAAGCCAAGGTGGACATCACGGCCATTCGTCGGGTGGTGGAACAGGGCCAATTACAGATTTTTGTCGATGTCATGCACGGAGCCGCCGCCGGGGGCCTGGCCCGTCTGCTCGGTTGTGAGGTGCGGGAACTTAACAGTGAGCGCGACCCCCTCTTTGGCGGGGCCTCTCCTGAACCCCTGGCCCGCTATGTGCCGGAATTGTTGCAAACCATTCAAACCGCTGCTCAACAAGATCAAGAAAGACTGCGAGTCGGTCTAGTATTTGACGGCGATGCCGACCGAATTGCCGCCGTTGATGGCCAGGGCCAGTTTCTCAGTTCCCAGGGATTGATTCCCATTCTGATCGACCATTTGGCCCGTCATCGGGGTTTAGGGGGAGAAATTGTTAAAACCATTAGTGGCTCCGATTTGATTCCCCGTTTGGCCCAGTTGTACGACCGCCCGCTCCAGGAAACTGCCATTGGCTATAAGTACATTGCTGACCGGATGCTCGGTCATGAGGTTTTGATCGGTGGCGAAGAATCCGGCGGCATTGGCTACGGTTCCCACATTCCTGAACGGGATGCCCTACTCTCGGCACTTTATGTGTTGGAGGCCGTTGTGGAATCCCAACGGGATATTAGCCAGCTTTACCAAGACCTCCAGGCCAAAACCCATTTCTATGCGGAGTACGACCGCATTGACCTGCCCCTAGCCAGTATGGCCGTGCGGGGCCAACTTCTGGATTATCTGGCCCAAACTCCGTTCCCGCAGATTGCGGGTTCCCCCGTCACCGACTGCTTAAACATTGATGGCTATAAATTCCGCCTCCAGAGCGGCGGTTGGCTGTTGATTCGTTTCAGTGGCACCGAACCTGTTCTGCGCCTCTACTGTGAAGCCCCGACCCTAGAACGAGTGCAAGCCGTTCTGCAATGGGCCAAGGATTGGGCTCTATCTTTTGCCTAGGGGCTGGCTTGGCATCTCTGCTGGTCAAAACTGTGAATTTTTTGCTTGGCCTTGAGCATTTCTTTGTAGTAGTAATGCCCGGTCTGGGCCGGCATTTGTTGAAAGCGCTGGGAGCAATAGTCATAGTACTTTTGCCAAGTAACCCGCTCCAGGGCCGCAATGGCCTCCGGGATGCGTAGCTCCGGCCGAAAAATATCCGCCTGGGTTTTTTCCGTCAAGTGTAGTAGGGCCTCAATCGGCCCTGTGTCTTGGCCAAGGTTAAGGTAGGCATCGGCAAGACGAGAAACCAGGGTATCCGCTGGGACTAAATCGGTAGGGCCTTGGCCCTCTAGCCAGAGGAGCGTCTGCCAAAGGAGCCGGTGGTGGGCAAAGCTAAACAACAGGTCTTTGTCTTCTAGTTCCTGCTTGATGGTGTTACGAAAATCAGGACAGTGGAGATAGATCAGCAAAAGTAGGCTTTCGGCCTCGGCCAAGAGACTGCTGTCAGGATTTTTCACCCGTCGCGGGGATCGTTTTTGAGTCGAACGGGCCTGGGGTTGGCGAATTTGCTGACTTAATAGGCCTGTCTGGAGGGGAATCAGGCGGACATCCCCCTGACAGAGAATCTCGGCACAATACTGAAGATAATAGGCCTGTTTATTGGGGTCTTGAAATTGTCGTAACAGTTGAACCATACCCTGGGAAACCCGGTCAAATTGTTCAGCCTGTTTGAGACTATTCTGGGCTAATAATTGCTGGACTTGCCATTCAAACCAGGAAGGGGCCGTAGCCAATAACTGTTGGTATTCCGGTTGTGCTTCAAGCTGACTTCCTAGAAATTCATCGGCATCTTTCCCTGCTGGCAGGTTCAAAATTTTGAGATTCACCTGGCCACTATAAACCAACGGTTCAATTTCTTGAATGGCCCGCTGGGTGGCCTTAATACCGGCTTTATCGGCATCAAAATTAAAGATAATTTGTTTCGAGTCCGTATAGCGCAACAGTAATTTAATTTGGTCTTGACTCAGGGCCGTCCCCAGGGCCGCTACGGCATGATTAAACCCATGACGATGCAGGGCAATCACATCAAAATAACCCTCCACCACCAGGGCCTGGTCGCGCTGTTGAATCGCTTTTTTCGCCTGATCGAGACCAAAGAGGGTTTTGCCTTTGTTAAATAATTCCGTTTCCGGCGAATTGAGGTATTTCGGTTCCTCCGAGCCAAGACTGCGACTGCCAAAGGCAATTACTCGGCCCTGGGCATCGGTAATGGGAATCATCAAACGGTCACGGAATTGATCGTAATGGCCACTACCCGACTGACGGGCCTTGATTAAACCCGCTTGTTCCACCAGGGCCAGGGGATAATGTTTCTGTTCGATCAGATAACGGTAGAGGGTTTCCCAGCCGGCGGGCGCATAACCCAACTGGAATTGCTGAATGGTTTCCTCCGACAGATGGCGCTGGGAGAGGAGGTAATCCAGGGCCTTTTCTCCCTGGGGTTGGTAGAGGGTATGGTGGTAAAAATGGGCCGCCACGACCAAAATTTCGTAGAGCTGTTCCTTGAGGGACAGTTGGCGCTGAAATTCCTTGCGTTGCTCGGGCTCTAGGGTTTTAATCGGGACTTGGTAGCGTCGGGCCAGGTCGAAGACGACTTCCTGAAACGAGGCTTTGCCCAACTCCATTAAAAACTTATAGACATTGCCCCCGGCCCCACAGCCAAAACAATAATACATTTGCTTGGCAGGACTGACGGTAAAGCTGGGGCTTTTCTCCTGATGAAAGGGGCATAGGCCCTGGTAATCCTTGCCTTTTTTTTTCAGCAGAACTACTTCGCCAATCACATCAACAATATCAACTTTTTGTTTGACTTCTTCAATGGTTTCTGGATGCAGGCGCGGCGCGTCCATAGGCAGGCGTTAAAAGCGAATTATGCTAAGGTAATGAGGCTTGAACGTGAGATTTTGAGAATGAAAATTGCTACTTGGAATGTCAATTCCATTCGGTCTCGTCTGACCCATCTGCAGGCCTGGTTAACGGACAATACTGTCGATGTTCTGTGTTTACAAGAAACCAAGGTAGTGGATGCAGACTTTCCCCGCCAGGCCCTGGAGGAAATGGGCTATATTTGTACCTTTTCGGGCCAGAAATCCTACAATGGCGTTGCTATTCTAACGCGCCAGCCCCTAGAAAACGTCTGGATCGGTTTTACTCCTCTGCTGGGGCCAGGGCCAGCGGCAACCTTCGATGAACAAAAACGAGTCATAGCCGGAATCTACCAAGGGGTGATGGTGATTAACCTCTACGTTCCCAATGGGTCTGCCATTGGCTCAGAGAAATACGATTATAAGCTGGCCTGGTTCGGTCAACTCAAGCAATATCTCCAGGCCTTCCAGGCCCAAGGCTACTCAGACTTTTGTCTCTGTGGCGACTTCAACATTGCCCTCGAAGACCGGGATATTTACGACCCCAAGGGCAAAGAAACTCACATCATGGCTTCTCCCGTGGAACGTCAGGCCCTGCAGGGCATTCTAGACCTGGGTTTGCAGGATGTCTTTCGGCACTTTAACTCCGAACCCGGCCACTTCAGTTGGTGGGACTACCGCACCGGCGGTTTTCAGCGTAATCGGGGTTGGCGCATTGACCATATTTACCTCACCCCTGGTCTGTTGGCCCAGGCCAAAAGCTGTCTGATTGACAAGGCCCCCAGGGCCTGGGAAAAACCCAGTGACCATACGCCGGTAGTACTGGAGTTGGAGGATTAGGCGGCCCAGTCGCTATGTCCCTTTGCTATGCAGGGAAAGCCTGGGTCGCTTATGCAAGGCCAAACTGTTGACCAAGCAGACGGATGAGGGTACCGCAGACAAAATAAGTCATGAAGACTGCAGGGACAACCAGATAAATGCGAAATGAGGGAGTCAAATCGGACGGAAGCTGATCGCAGACGGCCAAATACGGCAGGATGTTCATGGCATGATAATTAGACATTGGGTAGGGAAGGAAGAAGAACATGGCAGGGGAGCTAACGAAGTAGAATAGCCCGCCGTCCCCTAATACCTGTGCAAAGCCGACAACGAGAACATAGTGCCAGAGGGGAAAGTAAAGACGTTTGATGAAAAGCCAGATTACTAAGAAAATGACGAGATAGGCAGGGAGAGTGAAGAGAAGATCAAGCCCGTAGCGGTATAGACCCAGAGCTAGGGGAGTATCTGGAGAAACGCGCAGGGAGGAAAAAACGGGCTTCGAGAACATATGACAACCCTCAACGACGACGGCCAAAGCAATGCCTATGACAATAAAACGAGTTCTGGGTGAGATGAGGGGAAGGACTCGCGGCAGCAATGACCGAGCTAGCAGTTGTGCAAAAAGGAAGAGCAGTACGAGGATGCGAGTAAGGCTATCGGGAGAAAGACCGGCAAAAACAAGGGCGATAAGAATCGAGACGATGGCCCAAATGCAGTAAAGAAAGGGGCCTAGCGGAAGGCGAGGTATCACAAAGAAGGAGGATATAATACGGGATAATTGATTATAGGGAAAGTTTTCAGCTATCGCGCCAAATACGCATTTTCTAAAAATATTTCTGCATACAAATGCACCTCGTAGACCAAGATCCCGTAACGCTAACGCTGTAATTCCAAAGGTATTTGTAATCCAGATTGCTATTGCCAGAGACAGATGTGCATCGATCCAAATAGTTGTCATGCCACCAATACAGGATGGTTCAGTTTACGTGCTGCCTATATTAAAGAAGCTCGTATATTATCCATTTCTAAATCTGGTAAGTCTTCTAAAATTTCTTCAGCGCTTAAACCGACTGCGAACAAATCTAAAACATCAGACACTCGAATTCTCATGCCACGAATACAGGGACGACCCCCACATTGTTTAGGATTTACTGTAATTCGTTCAAGTAGCTTTGACATTTGAAGAAACCTCCATAAAATCAGCATCTATCGAAAAGCTCGTTCATTCATTTCCTCAAAAAACTACTACGCCGCCTCTGTCTATGGCTTGTCAAATTCATTGTCATGAAGTGTTAGACTTCATAAGCTACAGCCTCCTGCACTAATGGTACTTGCAAAACTAACCAGTCTCGTACATCTGACACATAAGTATTCCATTCTTGAGTAGAACTGACTAAATCAATTATTTTTGACAAACCAGTGTCTCTATTCCAGTCGAGTCTACTTATAATATCGTCTACATATTTATGACTATTGTCAACAACTACAATTTGCTTCGCAATATCAATTATTTCAATTGACTCAGCATCATTAATTGTTTCCAAGTTTATAATAAGGTTATGAATATATTTTTCTGGCTTAACATTTTCTGGTAGCTTTAAGCACTTGATTTTTTCAAGACTAGAATTCCGAAGAGATACTGAATGATTATCATCTCCAGTCAAAACAGCTTTCAATCTAATTTCTTGCTCTTCTCTAGTTGCGTAAACGTCACCATCAAGAACAAAAATGCTATTTCTACAATCTTCGCCTCGAAGACGCAAGCCAGCTAAAACCGTAAAACAATTGATAGCTGCGCCATATCGCTGAACAGAGACATGTCTCGAAATACTTAATTGACCAGCTATTTTTTTGATTATGGTTACCGCAAGATCATCTTCGACAAAAACTTCAATAAACCTTGGCTGAACACCTGTTAAACGGTTGATTGCATCTGGCTTTGTATCATTGAAGCAAAGAGTTTGTTCTGGCGTGCCAAAAATATGTCGTATGTTCATCGAATCTGACATATTAAGAATAGATTCTCGATGAGTTGTAAAAACTACCTGGAGATTATAGTTTTGTGCTCTTTCGGATATAACTTTAATTAGATTTTTCATGGCTGAGTCATGCAACAAAAGATCTAGCTCATCTATTAATACGAGACTATATTTAGGTGCCCTATAAATCTTTTCAAGTAATAGAAATAATTTTTGCTCTCCGGCACTCATACTGAGAGCTGAATATCTTATTCCTTCAGCTTCAACACCTATAAATTTACGTCCTTTTCCATCATCATGGATGTTATAAGCAGTATATCGTCTATTCAGGCAATACGAAGCTTTCTCTAGTATTGTATTTATAATTTCTTCACTCACATTACTAGTCGAATAGTTGATTTTTACTTTTCGTTTTTCTGCCTCAATTAGAGGAACACAACTATCTACCCCAAAATAATATACGTTCCTTGTTGGTCTCCTTTTGTATATCGGTTTCCATCGATCGCTGCTTTTTCCGTAAGCCTGCTCTATGTTTTCGTGCAGTTGAGATGATTGTCTATAAGTATGAACTACTTTAAATTCGCTACCTTGCCATAAAGCATCAGGACTTGGTAAAAAAAATTCGCTGAATTTATGGTCTTCTGTCCCTTCATTTGGTGGCTGAAAACAGCACGCAAGGGCATGAAGAATTGTTGACTTCCCATAGCCATTTGGACCGAGAATGCCAGTTATATTCTTGTCTTCAAATGAAATACAAAGATTTTTAACATTTTTGAGTTTTATTATTTCTAGCTTATGTAAACGTTGCTGAGAAAAATGCATGTTTTTCTGAATCTTTGCGCCTAGCTTATCGTACTTGATTTCAAACCTCTTTATT contains:
- a CDS encoding DUF427 domain-containing protein, with the protein product MAFPQPIPPQPGQESVWDYPRPPRLEAYTKHIQVMFNQVLIADSYRSQRVLETSHPPVYYIPLEDIQTQYLSRTQRRTYCEWKGQAHYYTIQVGSQQAENSAWGYSEPTPAFQGLQNHVAFYPSRMEACYVDGELVQAQPGDFYGGWITSNIFGPFKGGLGTWGW
- a CDS encoding tetratricopeptide repeat protein, with protein sequence MQRFLQRIWQTVQRFWQQLLGGGLRTSYSGRRGQSAGAVAVLSDTDYEFLFSQLLEGIAHGWHEGRILKFFEQLGERGRTKAWVSWLDRFSEKVLASPSPNLVLAARLMRLGELAQSFPRIEPIGQAAYQLAHQLYARQAPETTIWEYEGPEAGPPELPTTPEGWLTLGLQQANAGDLGSAIHSWEQAILLDPNLAVAWHNRGSALGNLGQLEEALASFEQAVKLNPEDPGAWFHRGAILEALEQPEAARPCYEQVLALDPQSEAAQQRLQHLQALSMTSINSPSEIKDNVVGDLEENPDILHEG
- a CDS encoding BLUF domain-containing protein, whose protein sequence is MNLYRLIYSSHANPDLGLADLKNIMESSIKNNQTDGITGLLCHADGMFLQVLEGYQDKVNQTYHRIVQDSRHHTPMLISCEPITTRAFEIWSMQAIRLTDLNKEQVKTLTLRHSGSAIFQPNRMNPRQALAFMKDIGILFQVSDDIILDL
- a CDS encoding phospholipase D-like domain-containing protein — translated: MNSTGKWLKAYRGWLLVALALVVAAAIIIGAYLRDGGRLPPLPQDPQIQVYFNHNQAQGADYRDPYRQIQRPGDNLEAIILQAINNAQSRIDLAVQELRLPRIAQALVAQKQKGRQVRVILENQYNFVVAEKIGSGATSATSDQDGDQADDRLEDYQAFLDQNRDGQISESESAERDAIQILRQGGVPLIDDTEDGSKGTGLMHHKFLVVDGQTVIVTSANFTLSDQHGDYSRPATRGNANNLLVIQSPALADIFSEEFNLMWGDGPGGRADSRFGLKKPHRSAQTVTVGQSTVTVKFSPDSRQLPWSETSNGLIARYLNTAQKSIDLALFVFSEQPLVDVLQQPFQRGVEIKTLIDPGFAFRSYSEGLDLLGVSLREQCRVEAGNRPWPLAASFVGIPTLVEGDKLHHKLAVIDVQTVITGSHNWSPSANLQNDETLLILQNPKIAAHYQRELERLQANAQWGLPEGLKRKIKAQERACGQNVTPQPSPLAIATTAPLVNLNTATQTELESLPGIGPSLAKKIITARQNQPFTGLEDLERVPGLKAKKINALRGQVIW
- a CDS encoding phosphoglucomutase/phosphomannomutase family protein, which codes for MVFSPPPIKFGTDGWRGVLGADFTFERVALVAGIAAQVLRATFAGPGRKDRIIVGYDRRFMAEDFAQLVAETVAEQGFEVWLSQSYAPTPAFSWAAHQEQALGALVLTASHNPARYLGLKVKGAFGGSVGPEITSQIEAQLSQGLKPAPQAGEILTFDSWPSYCQALQAKVDITAIRRVVEQGQLQIFVDVMHGAAAGGLARLLGCEVRELNSERDPLFGGASPEPLARYVPELLQTIQTAAQQDQERLRVGLVFDGDADRIAAVDGQGQFLSSQGLIPILIDHLARHRGLGGEIVKTISGSDLIPRLAQLYDRPLQETAIGYKYIADRMLGHEVLIGGEESGGIGYGSHIPERDALLSALYVLEAVVESQRDISQLYQDLQAKTHFYAEYDRIDLPLASMAVRGQLLDYLAQTPFPQIAGSPVTDCLNIDGYKFRLQSGGWLLIRFSGTEPVLRLYCEAPTLERVQAVLQWAKDWALSFA
- the dnaG gene encoding DNA primase, encoding MDAPRLHPETIEEVKQKVDIVDVIGEVVLLKKKGKDYQGLCPFHQEKSPSFTVSPAKQMYYCFGCGAGGNVYKFLMELGKASFQEVVFDLARRYQVPIKTLEPEQRKEFQRQLSLKEQLYEILVVAAHFYHHTLYQPQGEKALDYLLSQRHLSEETIQQFQLGYAPAGWETLYRYLIEQKHYPLALVEQAGLIKARQSGSGHYDQFRDRLMIPITDAQGRVIAFGSRSLGSEEPKYLNSPETELFNKGKTLFGLDQAKKAIQQRDQALVVEGYFDVIALHRHGFNHAVAALGTALSQDQIKLLLRYTDSKQIIFNFDADKAGIKATQRAIQEIEPLVYSGQVNLKILNLPAGKDADEFLGSQLEAQPEYQQLLATAPSWFEWQVQQLLAQNSLKQAEQFDRVSQGMVQLLRQFQDPNKQAYYLQYCAEILCQGDVRLIPLQTGLLSQQIRQPQARSTQKRSPRRVKNPDSSLLAEAESLLLLIYLHCPDFRNTIKQELEDKDLLFSFAHHRLLWQTLLWLEGQGPTDLVPADTLVSRLADAYLNLGQDTGPIEALLHLTEKTQADIFRPELRIPEAIAALERVTWQKYYDYCSQRFQQMPAQTGHYYYKEMLKAKQKIHSFDQQRCQASP
- the xth gene encoding exodeoxyribonuclease III → MKIATWNVNSIRSRLTHLQAWLTDNTVDVLCLQETKVVDADFPRQALEEMGYICTFSGQKSYNGVAILTRQPLENVWIGFTPLLGPGPAATFDEQKRVIAGIYQGVMVINLYVPNGSAIGSEKYDYKLAWFGQLKQYLQAFQAQGYSDFCLCGDFNIALEDRDIYDPKGKETHIMASPVERQALQGILDLGLQDVFRHFNSEPGHFSWWDYRTGGFQRNRGWRIDHIYLTPGLLAQAKSCLIDKAPRAWEKPSDHTPVVLELED
- a CDS encoding DUF433 domain-containing protein, translated to MSKLLERITVNPKQCGGRPCIRGMRIRVSDVLDLFAVGLSAEEILEDLPDLEMDNIRASLI
- a CDS encoding AAA family ATPase, giving the protein MHFSQQRLHKLEIIKLKNVKNLCISFEDKNITGILGPNGYGKSTILHALACCFQPPNEGTEDHKFSEFFLPSPDALWQGSEFKVVHTYRQSSQLHENIEQAYGKSSDRWKPIYKRRPTRNVYYFGVDSCVPLIEAEKRKVKINYSTSNVSEEIINTILEKASYCLNRRYTAYNIHDDGKGRKFIGVEAEGIRYSALSMSAGEQKLFLLLEKIYRAPKYSLVLIDELDLLLHDSAMKNLIKVISERAQNYNLQVVFTTHRESILNMSDSMNIRHIFGTPEQTLCFNDTKPDAINRLTGVQPRFIEVFVEDDLAVTIIKKIAGQLSISRHVSVQRYGAAINCFTVLAGLRLRGEDCRNSIFVLDGDVYATREEQEIRLKAVLTGDDNHSVSLRNSSLEKIKCLKLPENVKPEKYIHNLIINLETINDAESIEIIDIAKQIVVVDNSHKYVDDIISRLDWNRDTGLSKIIDLVSSTQEWNTYVSDVRDWLVLQVPLVQEAVAYEV